In a genomic window of Fusarium verticillioides 7600 chromosome 11, whole genome shotgun sequence:
- a CDS encoding ATPase — translation MHDNTPPSTPHDTEADTTVEETTEPVLQLARTFSLTRTFSALSTNINPFLAQDSHLDPKSPKFQPESWVKALLHAFSKDPSKHPRYTAGVSWRNLSVHGFSDPTEFQKDVLNVIWRSPLAAIDWFAKRKQKVKIITDFDGLVKSGELLLVLGRPGSGVSTLLKTIAGHTHGLHLDDSSEFNYQGIPWDLMHRNFRGEVIYQAETDIHFPQLTVGDTLLFAALARTPQHIIANISRHVYAEHMRDAVMAMLGISNTLNTKVGDDFIRGVSGGERKRVSIAEAVLNQSAIQCWDNSTRGLDSATSLEFVRKLRLGTKLGGASAIVAMYQASQAAYDAILLLYEGRQIFFGPTSEATQYFTTMGFECPQRQTAADFLTSLTNPDERIVRPGFENKVPRSPDEFADEWRMSQHRASLLNDIAAFEIQYPLDGKQVETLKGIRRVQKAKFTSDKSPFTISIPMQIRLCIGRGVKRLLGDKTFFVVTIAVNFVMSLVLGSVYFNLPSTAEAMNQRASVIFFAILYNGLSSALEILALYVQRPIVEKHARYALYRPLSESVSSIICDLPSKIISTLAFNIPLYFMVHLRRDTSAFFIFLLFGFTTTMTMSMILRTIAQSSKTVHQALVPAAVFIIGLVIYAGFVLPIRSMKGWLRWINYVNPIAYAYESLIANEFSGRSFGCQTMIPSGPGYENIEPTQRTCSVAGALPGRDFIDGDFFIGTVYKYHYSHLWRNYGILVAFIIFFTFTYLFAAEYFSSEASKGEVLVFRKAQKTQPKETSDEEAATSNFQPPRATSDDTIHPSIEKAPSSSTFCWRSVCYDVKVKGDTRRILSDVNGWVQPGKLTALMGATGAGKTTLLDVLADRVTMGVITGDILVNGLSRGKSFQRTTGYVQQQDIHLETSTVREALRFSAVLRQPTAVSIQEKVDYVEEVINLLEMGPYANAVIGVPGKGLNVEQRKRLSIGVELVAKPEALIFLDEPTSGLDSQTAWAIVSLLKKLADHGLAILCTIHQPSGIIFQQFDRLLLLAKGGKTVYFGDIGENATTLTGYFERHGAIRCRPEENPAEWMLLVIGAAPGAHTDRDWVETWKESSDFQRVQKELDNMTRSRHVSSETDAEDTSYAASVSQQFLACTQRVAQQYWRTPTYIYSKLSLCFITSLFIGLSFQNSPLSLQGLQNQLFSIFMLLVIFAFLTYQTMPGFVTQRTLYEGRERSSKTYAWYNLILANTVIEMAWNSVASLAVYFPFYFLVGMYGNGRITDTQHERGAFMFLLTWAFMVYEGTFSHMAVAGAPTAEVGATLGLFLFMMSLVFCGVLVPYSGLPGFWTFMYRVSPLTYLIGAMISNGVGKQEVTCSEIEFLQFQTPANLTCGEYVGQFVQAVGGALSNPESNQTCLYCPIASTDTYLGTLSIHYSERWRNFGLLSAFIVFDVVAALAAYWIIRVPEKGKRFLFWKK, via the exons ATGCATGACAATACGCCCCCCTCCACTCCCCATGACACAGAGGCCGACACAACCGTCGAAGAAACCACCGAGCCCGTCTTACAACTCGCCCGCACATTCTCTCTAACTCGTACATTCTCCGCCctctcaaccaacatcaacccGTTCCTCGCGCAAGACTCCCACCTCGACCCCAAGTCCCCAAAGTTTCAACCTGAATCATGGGTCAAGGCTTTGCTTCACGCTTTTTCGAAGGACCCGAGTAAGCATCCGCGCTATACAGCCGGTGTATCCTGGCGCAATCTCAGTGTGCATGGCTTCAGCGATCCGACTGAGTTTCAGAAAGATGTCTTGAATGTTATTTGGAGAAGTCCTCTTGCTGCAATTGATTGGTttgcgaagaggaagcagaaggtTAAGATTATCACGGACTTTGATGGACTTGTCAAGAGCGGAGAGTTGCTGCTTGTATTGGGTCGCCCCGGGAG CGGTGTTTCTACTCTTCTCAAAACAATCGCTGGACATACCCACGGACTGCATCTCGACGACTCATCCGAGTTCAACTACCAAG GCATCCCCTGGGATCTAATGCACCGCAACTTCAGAGGAGAAGTAATCTATCAAGCCGAAACAGACATCCACTTCCCCCAGCTAACCGTCGGCGACACCCTCCTCTTCGCCGCTCTCGCCCGCACGCCCCAACatatcatcgccaacatATCCCGCCACGTCTACGCAGAGCATATGAGAGACGCTGTCATGGCCATGCTTGGTATCTCCAACACGCTCAACACTAAGGTCGGCGATGACTTTATTAGAGGTGTTAGTGGAggtgagaggaagagggttAGTATCGCGGAGGCGGTTCTGAACCAGAGCGCTATTCAGTGCTGGGATAATAGCACGAGGGGATTGGATAGTGCGACGTCGTTGGAGTTTgtgaggaagttgaggctTGGTACGAAGCTTGGTGGTGCGAGTGCGATTGTTGCGATGTATCAGGCCAGCCAGGCCGCCTATGATGCAA TACTACTCCTCTACGAAGGTCGCCAAATCTTCTTCGGCCCAACAAGCGAAGCCACACAATACTTTACCACCATGGGCTTTGAATGTCCTCAACGCCAAACAGCCGCCGACTTCCTAACATCCCTCACAAATCCCGACGAGCGAATTGTAAGACCTGGCTTTGAGAACAAAGTGCCTCGCAGTCCTGATGAATTCGCCGACGAGTGGAGGATGAGCCAGCACAGGGCTTCccttctcaacgacatcGCTGCGTTTGAGATCCAGTATCCTCTTGATGGTAAACAAGTCGAGACACTGAAGGGTATCAGGAGGGTTCAGAAGGCCAAGTTCAC ATCTGACAAGAGCCCTTTTACAATCTCGATCCCAATGCAGATCCGTTTATGTATTGGTCGAGGTGTCAAGAGACTTCTCGGCGACAAGACCTTTTTCGTGGTTACTATTGCAGTCAACTTCGTCATGtcgcttgttcttggtagTGTTTACTTTAACTTGCCCAGCACGGCTGAGGCTATGAACCAACGAGCCTCTGTAATCTTCTTCGCTATTCTGTACAACGGCCTTAGCAGTGCTCTGGAA ATCCTCGCTCTCTACGTCCAACGACCGATCGTCGAGAAACACGCAAGATACGCTCTATACCGCCCTCTCTCCGAGTCCGTCTCCTCCATCATTTGCGATTTACCgtccaagatcatctcaacactcGCCTTCAACATTCCGCTGTACTTCATGGTGCACCTCCGTCGTGATACCTCAGCTTTCTTCAtttttctcctcttcggctTCACCACTACGATGACAATGTCCATGATCCTTCGCACCATTGCCCAGTCGTCCAAGACAGTGCATCAAGCCCTCGTCCCCGCtgccgtcttcatcatcggcttGGTCATCTACGCTGGATTCGTCCTCCCGATTCGAAGCATGAAGGGTTGGCTTAGATGGATCAACTACGTCAACCCAATTGCCTACGCTTACGAGTCCCTCATCGCGAATGAGTTTTCGGGGAGGTCGTTCGGATGTCAGACCATGATACCTTCTGGGCCAGGGTATGAGAATATCGAGCCGACGCAGCGGACCTGTTCTGTTGCTGGTGCCCTGCCAGGACGCGACTTTATCGACGGTGATTTTTTCATTGGGACTGTTTACAAGTACCACTACTCACACCTTTGGAG GAACTACGGCATCCTGGTTGCTTTTATCATCTTCTTTACCTTCACTTATCTCTTCGCGGCAGAGTACTTCTCATCCGAAGCTTCCAAGGGTGAGGTCCTGGTATTCCGCAAGGCTCAGAAGACTCAACCCAAAGAGACatccgatgaagaagccgCCACTTCCAACTTCCAGCCTCCAAGAGCGACGAGCGACGACACCATCCACCCATCGATCGAGAAAGCACCAAGCTCTTCTACCTTTTGCTGGAGGAGTGTCTGCTATGATGTGAAGGTCAAAGGCGACACGCGACGTATTCTCTCGGACGTTAATGGTTGGGTTCAGCCTGGAAAGTTGACTGCTTTGATG GGTGCCACCGGAGCCGGCAAGACCACGCTGCTCGACGTTTTGGCTGATCGGGTGACCATGGGCGTCATCACGGGCGATATCCTTGTTAATGGACTATCACGCGGCAAGTCATTCCAGAGAACCACGGGATACGTGCAGCAGCAGGATATTCACCTCGAGACATCTACCGTTAGAGAAGCCCTCCGTTTCAGTGCCGTTCTAAGACAGCCGACTGCTGTTTCTATTCAGGAAAAGGTCGACTATGTTGAAGAGGTGATTAACCTGCTAGAAATGGGCCCTTATGCAAATGCTGTCATAGGAGTTCCGGGTAAAG GTCTCAACGTTGAGCAAAGGAAGCGTCTTTCCATTGGCGTCGAGCTAGTCGCCAAACCCGAAGCCCTTATCTTTCTCGACGAACCTACCTCCGGTCTCGACAGTCAAACAGCATGGGCAATCGTGTCTCTACTTAAGAAGCTCGCAGACCACGGGCTAGCTATCCTATGCACCATTCACCAACCATCCGGCATCATCTTTCAGCAATTCGACCGACTGCTACTTTTGGCGAAGGGTGGTAAGACTGTTTATTTTGGAGACATCGGTGAGAATGCCACTACCCTAACGGGGTACTTTGAGAGGCATGGTGCTATCCGTTGCCGACCGGAAGAGAATCCGGCTGAGTGGATGCTACTCGTCATCGGTGCTGCACCGGGTGCTCATACGGATCGTGACTGGGTTGAGACCTGGAAAGAGAGTTCTGACTTCCAGCGTGtccagaaggagcttgaCAACATGACTCGGTCTAGACATGTCTCTAGCGAAACGGACGCAGAGGATACCTCTTACGCTGCTTCGGTTTCGCAGCAGTTCCTGGCTTGTACCCAGCGCGTTGCCCAGCAATACTGGCGAACGCCGACTTACATATACTCCAAACTATCACTTTGCTTTATCACC agtctcttcatcggccTCTCCTTCCAGAACTCCCCACTGTCTCTCCAAGGTCTCCAGAACCAactcttctcaatcttcatgCTCCTCGTGATCTTCGCGTTCCTAACCTACCAAACAATGCCCGGCTTCGTCACCCAACGCACACTGTACGAAGGACGTGAAAGGTCTTCCAAAACATATGCTTGGTACAACCTTATTCTCGCCAACACAGTCATCGAAATGGCTTGGAACTCTGTGGCGTCTTTGGCGGTCTACTTCCCGTTCTATTTCCTCGTTGGTATGTACGGCAACGGTCGCATCACGGATACGCAGCATGAACGAGGTGCATTTATGTTCCTCTTGACCTGGGCGTTTATGGTTTATGAGGGGACTTTTTCGCACATGGCTGTGGCTGGGGCGCCGACTGCTGAGGTTGGAGCGACACTTGGGCTGTTCCTGTTTATGATGTCCCTTGTGTTTTGCGG TGTTCTCGTTCCATACTCGGGTCTCCCTGGGTTCTGGACCTTCATGTACCGCGTCTCCCCCTTGACATACCTCATCGGTGCCATGATCTCAAATGGCGTTGGTAAGCAAGAAGTAACCTGCTCAGAGATCGAGTTTCTCCAGTTCCAGACTCCGGCAAATCTCACGTGCGGAGAATATGTTGGCCAATTTGTACAAGCGGTCGGAGGCGCCTTGTCCAACCCGGAATCGAACCAGACGTGCCTTTACTGTCCGATTGCTTCGACTGATACATA